The Arachis duranensis cultivar V14167 unplaced genomic scaffold, aradu.V14167.gnm2.J7QH unplaced_Scaffold_56724, whole genome shotgun sequence genome includes the window AACTTGTAGGCACCTCTGCCGGTTACTTCCTTTATCCTGTATGGGCCTTCCTAGTTCGCCGCCAACTTACCTTCCCCTGGTGTCGGTAATCTGAGGTCGTTTCACCACAGCACTAGGTCGTTTTGCCCGAATTCTCTCTTGAGTACTTTAGCATTGTAGCACAAGGCATTCTTTGCTTCAGCGCTGCTTCCAACAAATGGGCCATCTCTCTTGTTTCGTCTACAAGGTCTTTTTCCATGGCTTCTTCCACTCCTCCCAAGAGTAACCATGGGCTCGGCTCGCCGACCTCTATAGGTATCATAGCATCCACCCCGTATGTTAGTCAAAAAGGGGTCTCCTCGGTGGACGATTGCTGGGTTGTGCGATAGGACCATAGGATTGAAGCGAGCTCGTTCGCCCATGCCCCCTTTTCTGATCTAGCCGTTTCTTGAGACCTAGCAAGATGACCTTATTGGCAGCCTCAACTTGGCCATTCGTCTGGGGCTGTTCCACAGATGAGAACTTTTGCTTTATGCCCAGGCCGGCGAGGAACTCTCCGAACTTCTTATCAGTGAACTGCGTCCCGTTATCAGAGATTACGACCTCAGGGATGCCGAATCGAGTTACTATCTGTCTCCACATGAACTTTTGGAAATTGGACGAGGATATGCTGGCCAGCAGTTCGGCCTCTATCCACTTGGTATAATAGTCAATAGCGACTATAAGGTACTTGACTTGCCCTGGGCCTACCGGGAAGGGACCCAGGAGGTCGACTCCCCAGTGCGAGAAAGGTCGGGAAGAAATCAACAAACTTAGCTCGGTTGTCGGCGCTTTGTGAAAATTTGCGTTCTCCTGGCATTTGACGTACTTCTTCACGAACTCTTTAGAGTCCTTCATCATCGATGGCCAGTAATAACTATCTCTGATAAGATTCCTCGCTAGAGCTTTGCCCCCAATGTGGTGATCACAGAATCCTTCATGGACCTCTCTGAGCACATAACCTGTTTGGCTTGGATGCAAGCATTTCAGCAAGGGTTGGCTGAGTCCCTTCTTGAATAATTGACCTTGTATGATCGCATATCTGGCCACTTCCCTCCTTAACGCTTTGGCCACCTTCTCATCGCCAGGGAGCTTGCCGATTCTCAGGAAGTCGGTAATCGGGTTCATCCAGGAGGGATCTTCCTTTGTTATGTGGAGGGTGACCGCTGGCTCTTTTATTAGCCCTTGAATGAGAGACCGGTTGCCCGTCCCAGGTTTGGTGCTCGCTAGCTTAGACAGGAGGTCTGCTCGAGCGTTCCTTTCTCTTGGAACGTGTTGGACTGTGACCTCCTCGAATTGTTCGCTTATCCTTTTGACCTTCTCCAGACATTTCTGTAACAAGGAGTCCCTGGTTTGGTAGGTCCCCTTGATCTGAGAAGTAACGACCTGCGAGTCGCTACACACTTCAATTCTTGTGGCTTCGACTTCTTTGGCCAAGACTAATCTGCCCAGAAGGGTCTCGTActccgcttgattgtttgacACTGGGAACTTGAACTTGATTGACTGTTCGTAAACGACCCCAGTTGGGCTTTCCAAGATTATCCCTGCTCTGCCGAATGTATGGTTAGAGGCACCGTCTTCATGGAGCTTTGATAAActcatattttatgatatatattgtgctcaatttaagtgatttattcaacccttcacctacttattcatagaaatttCATAAGTTttgctttcccttccttattatgtgatatatgtaaaatacatgttttctatgctttaaaagtaattattttaattaccctttattactattcaatgccgtgatttgtgtgttgagtagttgcagagcttctaaggcaggaatgacttaaaggatggaaagaaaacatacgaaaatagaaggaaagcaccaaatggagtttttgaagaaactggtagcgacgtgaacgcgtggacgatgcgGCCACATGACCAGTGCGAAAAGGGAGCGACGCGAACACGTGATTGATGCGGCCACGCGCCTTAAGCAGAACACAGATGATGCGGACGCATGATCGAAGCGaacgcgtgacaaggaaaactccagatgacgcgccACGTGgcccacgcagacgcgtgatgtgcgtgatctgcagaatttgcagaacTCATTTCCAGTGATTTATGGGCCCCTTTTGacccagatccaagcccagagaacacagattgaaGGATTATAAATGGAGGAGTCCATCCAATCGTAAggacatacattcatacatagctGGGGATTTAGAAGTAGTTTTTagggagagaggttctctcctccctcttaggattaggattagaaattaggaatacTTCTTCAAAACcataggttcaatgttcctttaatttattttctacttttatttattactttagttgattacttgatgttgccaatttggtttatggattctatgttcaatttaattttctatttaatataatttgaagtATTTCAGACCTAGGATTGTTTTgctctatttatgatttatttttcccttttggctttggttaattaattagagactcttgagttatcaaactcatcgtgattgataattgttattttcGCTAATCGAATCgcattccaataactctagtctttccttaggaattgactaggacctgaggatcaAACTGATTAgttcacttgaccttcctttatttagtaaaggttaactaagtgggagtaaaaacacaattctcatcaccattgataaggataattgggataggacttctaatttttataccttgccaagagttttattagttattaatttattaattcttgcaatctaattCTTCTGCTCAAaaaaacccttttcaaaacccaaaacactattttccataaccattaataaaacacacctccctgcaattccttgagaagacgacccgaggtttgaatacttcggttaattatttttattgggtttgttacttgtgacaaccaaaacgtttgtaagaaaggacttttgttggtttagaaactatacttgcaacggaaatTTCTTCTGAATTTTAGACCACACTAAAGTCCTCTCTTTAAGCTTCCACCGTATGGTCGGTGTCTTGGTCGCATCCCTCGTCCCTTCTACCAAGAGGTCGGCCATGGCTTGTGCTTTGATCGCGTTCCTGGGCTCGTATTGCAGGTTGTACTGGGATAGCTTCATAGCCCAGGTCATCATTCTTCCCACTAAGTCGGGCTTCTGGAAGACCTGGCGAATTACCTGGTCTGTCCTTTCGACCACTTTGTGACTTTGAAAGTACCATCGTAATCTGCGAGAAGAGGTCAGGAGCGCGAGTGCTAGCTTCTCTAATTTGCTGTACCTAAGCTTTGCTCCTTGCAGTGCTTTGCTCACAAGGTAGACTGGTTGCTGGGCCTTTCCTTATTCTCGCACCAAAACTGCTAGCATGGCTTCATCCGTTATGGCCAAGTACAGGTACAGTGGTTCACCGTCCTTGGGCTTCCTGAGGACAGGTGGCATTGCTATATCTTCTTGCAATGGATGACTGCTTCTTCACATGCTGGGATCCACTCGAACACTATTCCTttcttcatcaagttgaagaatggCAATGCCTTGGCAGccgactgatgagcggataatttatacgctttttggcattgtttttaggtagtttttagtaagttcaagctacttttagggatgttttcattagtttttatgttaaattcacatttctggactttactatgagtttgtgtgtttttctatgatttcgggtaatttctggctgaaattgagggacttgagcaaaactctgaaaaaggctgacaaaaggactgctgatgctgttggaatctgacctccctgcactcgaaatgaattttctagagctacagaactccaaatggcgcgctctcaatggcgttggaaagtagacatccagagctttccatcaatatataatagtccatactttattcggaaattgatgacgtaaattggcgttgaacgccaagtacatgctgctatctggagttaaacgccagaaaaacgtcatgatccggagttgaacgcccaaaacacgtcataacttggagttcaactccaagaaaagtctcagctcgtggatagatcaagctcagcccaaacatacaccaagtgggccccagaagtggatttaagcatcaattacttactcatgtaaaccctaggagctagtttattataaatagaacatttaactattgtattagatgtctttttttgaccattcggtctttttgaccattcggtctttttgaccacgtttcatctttggtctcagttttgttttattcttcatctgcggagactattgatcacttTGTGGGGGGCTGGTTGGCCagtcggccatgcctgaacctttcacttatgtattttcaacggtggagtttctgcacaccatagattaagggtgtggagctctgttgtacctcaagtttcaatacaattactattacttttcattcaattctctcttattcttattccaagatatatgttGCACAAcaattgatgaatgtgatgatccgtgacactcatcatcattctcacctatgaacgNNNNNNNNNNNNNNNNNNNNNNNNNNNNNNNNNNNNNNNNNNNNNNNNNNNNNNNNNNNNNNNNNNNNNNNNNNNNNNNNNNNNNNNNNNNNNNNNNNNNNNNNNNNNNNNNNNNNNNNNNNNNNNNNNNNNNNNNNNNNNNCccaatagaatcttcgtggtataagctagtagtccgagtaggatcctgggaatccggaaagtctaaccttgtctgtggtattccgagtaggattccggtattgaatgactgtgacgagcttcaaactcctgaaggatgGGCGTTAATGATAAATGCAAaaaaatcaatggattctactccaacctgattgagaaccgacagatgattagccgtgctgtgacagagcatttggaccattttcactgagaggatgagatgtagccatcaaccaagggtgatgcctctagacaattagccgtgcagtgacagcgcataggaccattttcccgagaggattaaaagtagccattgatgatggtgatgccctacatacagcttgccatggaaaggagtaagaaggattgaagaaagagtgagtagtgaagtagagtttcaagaggagcacagcacctccatatgcctatctgaaatttccactattgatttacatagtatttctatccctttttattttctatttattattaactattcgaaaatccataaaccaattttaatctgcctaactgagatttacaaggtgagcatagcttgcttcataccaacaatctctgtgggatcgacccttactcacgtaaggtattacttggatgacccagtacacttgctggttaagttgaacggagttgtgaaaagaaagtgctgagttagtttttaggcacattccaaagagccattattgttgatcacaatttcgtccaccaagtttttggcgccgttgccggggattgttcgagtatggacaactgacggttcatcttgttgctcagattaggtaattttcttttcaaaaatctttttcaaaatttttcttttctttttcgttttctccaaaaatattttcaaaaaaaaaatcaataaaaatccaaaaagactagaaaatcataaaaaccaaaaatattttgtgtttcttgtttgagtcttgagtcaatttttaagtttggtgttaattgcatgcttttaaaaatttttcttgcatttttcgaaaatcccatgcattcatagtgttcttcatgatcttcaagttgttcttgacaagtcttcttgtttgatcttgatgaattcttgttttgtgtcttttcttgtttttcatgtgcatctttttatcttttcaaaatctttttcaaaaatcatatcttttccatttttttcttattttcaaaatttttaaaaattatttttttcaaaaatctttttcttatcttttatatctaattttcgaaaaattagctaataattaatgtgattgattcaaaaatttgaagtttgttactttcttgctaagaaatgttcaatctttaagttctagaatcttatcttgtagtttcttgttagtaaagtaagtaatttcaaatttttaaattaaatcttttaccttttatcttatctttttcaaaaactttatctttttcaaaatttgatttcaaaatatgttATCTAACctcctatcttcttatcttttcaattttgattttaatatctttttcaactaactaatcaactttttgtttgtttgtttcttatctttttcaaaaccacctaactacttttccctctctaattttcgaaaatatctcatctctttttcaaaaattctttttgttttaaattttaattttaattataccttatatttaattttcgaatttctccctctcttttcatattctatttaattatttaattactaacacctctcttcacctctcttcatccaaaaatccgaatccatccttcttcattcttctacccccttcttcttctactaacataaaggaatctctatactgtgacatagaggattcctcttccttttcttgttttcttctctttcatatgagcaggaacagggaaaaaggcactcttgttgaaattgatccagaacctgaaaggactctgaagagaaaattaagagaagcNNNNNNNNNNNNNNNNNNNNNNNNNNNNNNNNNNNNNNNNNNNNNNNNNNNNNNNNNNNNNNNNNNNNNNNNNNNNNNNNNNNNNNNNNNNNNNNNNNNNNNNNNNNNNNNNNNNNNNNNNNNNNNNNNNNNNNNNNNNNNNNNNNNNNNNNNNNNNNNNNNNNNNNNNNNNNNNNNNNNNNNNNNNNNNNNNNNNNNNNNNNNNNNNNNNNNNNNNNNNNNNNNNNNNNNNNNNNNNNNNNNNNNNNNNNNNNNNNNNNNNNNNNNNNNNNNNNNNNNNNNNNNNNNNNNNNNNNNNNNNNNNNNNNNNNNNNNNNNNNNNNNNNNNNNNNNNNNNNNNNNNNNNNNNNNNNNNNNNNNNNNNNNNNNNNNNNNNNNNNNNNNNNNNNNNNNNNNNNNNNNNNNNNNNNNNNNNNNNNNNNNNNNNNNNNNNNNNNNNNNNNNNNNNNNNNNNNNNNNNNNNNNNNNNNNNNNNNNNNNNNNNNNNNNNNNNNNNNNNNNNNNNNNNNNNNNNNNNNNNNNNNNNNNNNNNNNNNNNNNNNNNNNNNNNNNNNNNNNNNNNNNNNNNNNNNNNNNNNNNNNNNNNNNNNNNNNNNNNNNNNNNNNNNNNNNNNNNNNNNNNNNNNNNNNNNNNNNNNNNNNNNNNNNNNNNNNNNNNNNNNNNNNNNNNNNNNNNNNNNNNNNNNNNNNNNNNNNNNNNNNNNNNNNNNNNNNNNNNNNNNNNNNNNNNNNNNNNNNNNNNNNNNNNNNNNNNNNNNNNNNNNNNNNNNNNNNNNNNNN containing:
- the LOC107472336 gene encoding uncharacterized protein LOC107472336, whose protein sequence is MSLSKLHEDGASNHTFGRAGIILESPTGVVYEQSIKFKFPVSNNQAEYETLLGRLVLAKEVEATRIEVCSDSQVVTSQIKGTYQTRDSLLQKCLEKVKRISEQFEEVTVQHVPRERNARADLLSKLASTKPGTGNRSLIQGLIKEPAVTLHITKEDPSWMNPITDFLRIGKLPGDEKVAKALRREVARYAIIQGQLFKKGLSQPLLKCLHPSQTGYVLREVHEGFCDHHIGGKALARNLIRDSYYWPSMMKDSKEFVKKYVKCQENANFHKAPTTELSLLISSRPFSHWGVDLLGPFPVGPGQVKYLIVAIDYYTKWIEAELLASISSSNFQKFMWRQIVTRFGIPEVVISDNGTQFTDKKFGEFLAGLGIKQKFSSVEQPQTNGQVEAANKVILLGLKKRLDQKRGHGRTSSLQSYGPIAQPSNRPPRRPLFD